A window of the Candidatus Beckwithbacteria bacterium genome harbors these coding sequences:
- a CDS encoding acyltransferase produces MVKSSSSRQNNFDLLRLLGALLVIFSHSYAISGYGEPKLFFYPRETYGWLGVIIFFTISGYLITGSWMRRQHVGSYLKARALRIFPALILVVSLSIFILGPLVTTRSLTNYFTDNKTYQYFGTVFLYLDNNLPLPGVFEHNPIPVVNGSLWTLQYEFSLYLVILGLGSLLRAKLRYLLPVLILLMLPWYGTYRAGEHYLGNMNGFRILEFSSYFLLGACLFLYKKWIPLKPTLVGLAVALWTVITLAGKSPPWLLLPTLAYLIIFVALYQGLAFMHQAIKLERIGDISYGLYIFAFPIQGLVVWALHGQATPWQTTLLALPLIVSLAAASWHFLEKKALALK; encoded by the coding sequence ATGGTGAAATCTTCATCTAGTCGGCAGAATAATTTTGACCTACTGCGTTTACTAGGAGCTCTATTGGTTATTTTTTCTCACTCTTACGCGATATCTGGCTACGGCGAACCAAAGCTCTTTTTTTATCCCAGAGAAACCTATGGCTGGCTGGGGGTAATTATTTTTTTTACGATTAGCGGCTATTTAATTACAGGTAGCTGGATGAGACGCCAGCATGTGGGATCATACCTTAAAGCTCGGGCTTTACGAATTTTTCCGGCTCTTATTCTAGTAGTAAGTTTAAGCATTTTTATACTTGGACCATTGGTAACTACTAGATCATTAACCAACTATTTTACAGATAATAAAACCTATCAATATTTTGGTACAGTATTTTTATACTTAGATAATAATTTGCCTTTACCGGGAGTGTTTGAACATAATCCCATTCCAGTTGTAAATGGCTCGCTCTGGACTTTACAGTATGAATTTAGCTTATATCTAGTTATCTTAGGTTTAGGCTCACTTTTAAGAGCTAAACTACGTTACCTCCTGCCAGTTCTTATTCTCCTGATGCTGCCGTGGTATGGCACGTACCGGGCTGGAGAACACTATCTGGGTAATATGAACGGTTTCCGCATTTTGGAGTTTAGCAGCTATTTTCTGTTAGGAGCATGTCTGTTTTTATACAAAAAGTGGATTCCTTTAAAACCTACTTTGGTTGGATTAGCTGTAGCTTTATGGACTGTTATAACTTTAGCTGGTAAATCACCGCCTTGGCTGCTACTGCCAACCTTGGCCTACCTAATTATTTTTGTAGCGCTATATCAGGGTTTGGCTTTTATGCACCAAGCTATTAAGCTGGAACGGATTGGCGATATTTCTTACGGGCTCTATATTTTTGCTTTTCCGATCCAGGGTTTGGTGGTTTGGGCTCTACATGGTCAGGCGACTCCTTGGCAAACTACGCTTCTAGCTTTGCCCTTGATTGTTTCTTTAGCCGCCGCTAGTTGGCATTTTTTAGAAAAAAAAGCCCTAGCTTTAAAATAA
- a CDS encoding UbiA family prenyltransferase, translated as MSKLTAFLDLTRAHFIPAWILIFTAGFATGTVYYGGFSLILLLKVILIGAFGFEAGMVLNDWVDRDLDKKEQDHGLTKYFRFFKTRPLVLGTLSPRQALATAIALASIAVGLIITLPSPHCWYVLVVMLYSYIVEYFYQIKKRKQQCPYSQLIGRTDFALFPVAGYLVIGHPDFLALMYFLFFYALAEAHLGINDLADLINDKAKKLVTIPRLYGSKGTVYWIGGFLFVHIVLSVIFIFNFQSKALPGFLLSYALLILVGYKIANSPKPKTALQFLPLVHGAMALQAIALILSAWF; from the coding sequence ATGTCAAAGCTGACGGCTTTTTTAGATTTGACGCGGGCTCATTTTATTCCAGCTTGGATTTTAATTTTTACGGCGGGATTTGCTACTGGGACAGTTTACTATGGCGGATTTTCACTTATTTTACTTCTAAAAGTGATACTGATTGGAGCTTTTGGTTTTGAAGCTGGAATGGTGCTGAATGACTGGGTAGACCGAGACCTTGATAAAAAAGAGCAGGATCATGGTTTGACTAAATATTTTCGGTTCTTTAAGACCAGGCCTTTGGTTTTAGGCACTCTTAGTCCTAGACAAGCCTTAGCTACAGCTATTGCTTTAGCATCTATAGCCGTAGGGCTAATAATTACATTACCTAGTCCTCATTGTTGGTATGTACTGGTAGTGATGTTGTATTCATATATAGTTGAGTATTTTTATCAAATTAAAAAACGTAAGCAGCAATGCCCGTACTCCCAGCTGATAGGTCGGACTGATTTTGCTTTATTTCCTGTTGCTGGTTATTTAGTGATAGGTCACCCTGATTTTTTAGCTTTAATGTACTTTTTATTTTTTTACGCCTTGGCCGAAGCTCATTTAGGTATTAATGATTTAGCTGACCTAATTAATGATAAAGCGAAAAAATTGGTAACTATTCCAAGGTTATATGGCAGCAAAGGAACAGTGTATTGGATCGGAGGATTTTTGTTTGTGCATATAGTACTCTCAGTGATATTTATTTTTAATTTTCAGTCCAAGGCTTTGCCAGGCTTTTTGCTAAGCTATGCGTTACTTATTCTAGTTGGATATAAAATTGCAAACAGTCCAAAACCAAAAACAGCTTTGCAATTTTTGCCGCTTGTACATGGAGCTATGGCTTTACAAGCTATAGCTTTGATATTAAGTGCTTGGTTTTAA
- a CDS encoding helix-turn-helix transcriptional regulator, protein MIKNHIKVLRAQRDMTQEQLAEAVGATRQTILAIEKNKYYPTLKLAFAIAQAFGVGIERVFYENQKGEAYEK, encoded by the coding sequence ATGATTAAAAATCATATTAAAGTTTTACGAGCCCAGCGTGACATGACTCAAGAACAGCTAGCTGAAGCTGTAGGAGCAACCCGTCAAACGATCCTAGCTATCGAAAAAAATAAATACTACCCAACGCTGAAACTGGCTTTTGCTATTGCTCAAGCTTTTGGAGTTGGAATTGAACGGGTTTTTTATGAAAATCAAAAAGGAGAAGCTTATGAAAAATAA
- a CDS encoding DUF2178 domain-containing protein — MTILKYKTIKITLFAFLVVSVAVAIWQNMPFLIFLELGFYMALISLLKTSVRGILLDERQQQVREKAAQSSFQILLPLLFLTSIALITGGRREDFYFIKGLGIILGYITLLGLAIYGLIYWYFDKKTGGRS; from the coding sequence ATGACTATCTTAAAATACAAAACTATTAAAATTACCCTCTTTGCTTTTTTGGTGGTTAGTGTGGCGGTAGCAATTTGGCAAAACATGCCATTTTTAATCTTTTTAGAGCTAGGTTTTTATATGGCTCTGATTTCTCTTTTAAAAACCAGTGTTAGAGGAATTTTGCTTGATGAACGGCAACAGCAAGTGCGAGAAAAAGCTGCTCAAAGCTCGTTCCAAATTCTCCTACCATTACTATTTTTAACTAGCATAGCTTTGATTACAGGTGGTCGTAGGGAAGATTTTTACTTTATTAAAGGGTTGGGTATTATTTTGGGTTATATAACACTGTTGGGTTTAGCTATTTACGGGTTGATTTATTGGTATTTTGACAAAAAGACAGGAGGCCGCTCATGA
- a CDS encoding glycosyltransferase family 39 protein: MRQRLSTIFKTYWPYAIPLLLWLIQLAYTLNSYHQVRYEELAEAIRNVYWFKHGQVYDYLSGHLGFYLIYHLFNTIFGFSFYNPKIVKLIFALCSNYALFFILKKYLKPWSLFLALTAYCLSPTMLYFNTFLTHYGIDLILISPLLYLALTLPAIKSGYLKAFAYVLLGFLLNLYPRIYLSTIFYLPALLLISWRKASKLDLLKSLLCLGFGFSLLFFVLGLFVPWSDLLTLELKRNAVFTQVDKSFAPTLLISNFNQVLRDMFINGNSYNFNLQYPDFSLTFPGLALLAAMYFIYRKKSQAGLTLLLAIISLGCLLNIYSVISMTAYPETQGLRRSTIFLFSLYLIYWIGLWAYDHIKPKSLFLTVILVLLPLHHLLVLLPNYQNLAVPVRWRYRQWIGEDFYQNPYLAYQNILSIIQHQNINLKCEDQTPYKTSGCRYQELFSLIRSACEYNHLDCHTMYGYDPKTKQFLELNTKLWETYYFAH, encoded by the coding sequence ATGCGGCAACGATTATCTACTATTTTCAAAACGTATTGGCCTTATGCTATCCCCTTGCTTTTATGGTTAATTCAGCTTGCTTACACTCTTAACTCCTATCATCAGGTTCGATATGAAGAATTAGCTGAGGCCATCCGCAATGTCTATTGGTTCAAGCATGGTCAAGTATATGATTATCTCTCCGGCCATTTAGGCTTTTATCTTATTTACCATCTTTTTAACACTATTTTTGGGTTCAGTTTTTATAATCCTAAAATTGTTAAGCTTATTTTTGCCCTATGTTCTAACTATGCCTTGTTTTTTATTTTAAAAAAATATCTCAAACCGTGGTCTTTGTTTTTAGCTCTAACTGCTTACTGTTTGTCTCCCACCATGCTTTATTTCAATACGTTTTTAACTCACTATGGTATTGATCTTATTTTAATTTCCCCTTTACTTTACTTAGCATTAACATTACCCGCTATTAAATCTGGATACCTTAAAGCGTTTGCTTATGTTTTACTTGGCTTTTTGCTGAATCTCTATCCCAGAATTTATCTATCAACTATTTTTTATCTACCAGCATTACTACTTATTTCCTGGAGAAAAGCTAGCAAACTAGATTTGCTTAAATCTTTACTGTGCTTGGGATTTGGGTTTAGCTTGTTGTTTTTTGTTTTAGGACTGTTTGTTCCCTGGTCAGATCTTTTAACATTGGAGCTTAAACGCAATGCTGTGTTTACTCAGGTCGACAAATCCTTTGCCCCCACTCTCCTTATAAGCAATTTTAATCAGGTCTTAAGGGATATGTTTATTAATGGCAATAGTTATAATTTTAATCTTCAGTATCCAGATTTTTCCCTCACCTTTCCTGGCTTAGCATTACTGGCTGCCATGTATTTTATATATCGTAAAAAGTCACAAGCTGGTCTTACTTTGCTATTGGCCATAATCTCTCTCGGCTGTCTTCTCAATATTTACTCGGTAATTTCCATGACTGCTTATCCAGAAACTCAAGGTTTACGCCGATCAACTATCTTTCTATTTTCTTTATACCTAATCTACTGGATTGGTTTATGGGCCTATGATCATATCAAGCCAAAATCTTTATTTTTAACTGTAATATTAGTGTTGTTACCATTACATCATCTTCTAGTTTTATTGCCAAACTATCAAAATTTAGCTGTACCAGTTAGGTGGCGTTATCGGCAATGGATTGGAGAAGATTTTTACCAAAACCCCTATTTGGCTTACCAAAATATTCTCAGTATTATTCAACATCAAAATATAAACTTAAAATGTGAAGATCAAACTCCTTATAAAACCAGCGGCTGCCGTTATCAGGAGCTTTTCAGCTTAATCCGTTCGGCTTGTGAATACAACCATTTAGATTGTCACACTATGTATGGCTATGATCCCAAAACAAAACAATTTCTCGAACTTAATACAAAATTATGGGAAACCTATTACTTTGCGCACTAG